Proteins co-encoded in one Abyssisolibacter fermentans genomic window:
- the rpoC gene encoding DNA-directed RNA polymerase subunit beta', whose protein sequence is MFELNNFDSIKIGLASPEKIRQWSRGEVKKPETINYRTLKPEKEGLFCEKIFGPTKDWECHCGKYKRIRYKGVVCDRCGVEVTKAKVRRERMGHIELAAPVSHIWYFKGIPSRMGLLLDMSPRSLEKILYFASYVVIDQGETSLSKKQLLSEKEYREALDKYGKKFKAGMGAESVKELLGDIDLEKESKELKIQLKESSGQKRIRIIRRLEVVEAFRRSGNNPQWMILDVVPVIPPDLRPMVQLDGGRFATSDLNDLYRRVINRNNRLKRLLDLGAPDIIVRNEKRMLQEAVDALIDNGRRGRPVTGPGNRPLKSLSDMLKGKQGRFRQNLLGKRVDYSGRSVIVVGPELKFYQCGLPKKMALELFKPFVMRKLVEEGHAHNIKSAKRMTEKVKTVVWDVLESVIKEHTVLLNRAPTLHRLGIQAFEPILVEGKAIKLHPLVCTAYNADFDGDQMAVHVPLSVEAQAESRFLMLSINNILAPQAGKPITTPTQDMVLGSYYLTIEVPGEPGEGMIFKDFDEMLLAYDTKKVGLHAKVKVRVRLDENDKGELVESTVGRFIFNENIPQDLGYVDRTKDKYSLEIDTLVDKKMLGKIIDACFRKHSNTITAVTLDHIKEMGFHFSTIGAVTVSIGDIIIPDDKEVLVSKAEESVDKYEKAFRRGLISNEERYERVIDIWTKTTEQVTEALMNNLDRLNNIFIMAHSGARGSRNQIRQLAGMRGLMANATGKTVEIPVKSNFREGLSVLEFFISTHGARKGLADTALRTADSGYLTRRLVDVSQDVIVREHDCGTTQGIVVKAFRDGKEVIEELYERIAGRVSVEDIIHPETGEIIVKEGEYISEIKAKAIEESGIEEVKIRSVLTCNAKHGVCAKCYGKNLATGGDVNIGEAVGIIAAQSIGEPGTQLTMRTFHTGGVAGGDITQGLPRVEELFEARKPKGLAVITEIAGVIDIKTDRKKKEVIVTTTDGESKSYTIPYGARLKVRDGDVVEAGDEITEGSVNPHDILKIKGVSGVHQYIVKEVQRVYKMQGVDINDKHIEVIVKQMLNKVKIEDSGETDLLPGSLVNIFEFEDENRKIEEVGGSPAVGRRVLLGITKSSLATDSFLSAASFQETTRVLTEAAIKGKEDKLIGLKENVIIGKLIPAGTGMNRYKNVAINAVDNEA, encoded by the coding sequence AGAAACAATTAATTATAGAACATTAAAACCAGAAAAAGAAGGATTATTTTGCGAGAAAATTTTTGGTCCTACAAAAGACTGGGAATGTCATTGTGGTAAGTATAAGAGAATCCGATATAAAGGAGTAGTTTGCGATAGATGTGGTGTTGAAGTTACTAAAGCAAAAGTAAGAAGAGAAAGAATGGGTCATATAGAACTAGCCGCTCCTGTATCACATATATGGTATTTTAAAGGAATACCAAGCAGGATGGGTTTACTTCTTGATATGTCTCCGAGGTCACTAGAAAAGATACTTTATTTTGCTTCTTATGTTGTAATAGATCAAGGTGAAACATCATTATCAAAAAAACAACTTCTTAGTGAAAAAGAATATAGAGAGGCATTGGATAAATACGGTAAAAAATTCAAGGCTGGTATGGGCGCTGAATCAGTAAAAGAGTTGCTAGGTGATATAGATTTAGAAAAAGAATCTAAGGAGTTAAAAATACAACTTAAAGAGAGTTCAGGTCAAAAACGGATTAGAATTATTAGAAGGCTAGAAGTAGTAGAAGCATTTAGAAGATCAGGTAATAACCCACAGTGGATGATACTTGATGTAGTACCTGTAATACCACCAGATTTACGTCCTATGGTTCAATTAGATGGAGGTAGATTTGCTACATCAGATTTAAATGATTTGTATAGAAGAGTTATAAATAGAAATAATAGACTTAAAAGGCTATTAGATCTTGGAGCACCAGATATCATTGTAAGGAACGAGAAGAGAATGCTTCAAGAAGCTGTTGATGCATTAATAGATAATGGTAGAAGAGGAAGACCAGTAACAGGTCCAGGGAATAGACCTCTAAAATCTTTATCTGATATGTTAAAAGGAAAACAAGGAAGATTTAGACAAAACTTACTTGGTAAAAGGGTTGATTACTCTGGACGTTCAGTTATCGTAGTTGGACCAGAACTTAAGTTTTATCAGTGTGGACTTCCAAAGAAAATGGCATTAGAATTATTTAAGCCATTTGTAATGAGAAAATTAGTAGAAGAAGGGCATGCTCATAATATAAAAAGTGCTAAGAGAATGACAGAAAAGGTAAAAACCGTAGTTTGGGATGTTTTAGAGTCTGTTATTAAAGAGCATACAGTATTGTTAAACCGTGCTCCTACTTTGCATAGATTAGGAATTCAAGCATTTGAACCAATATTGGTTGAAGGAAAAGCGATAAAACTTCATCCTCTTGTATGTACAGCATACAATGCAGATTTTGATGGTGACCAAATGGCAGTACATGTTCCGTTATCTGTGGAAGCACAAGCTGAATCAAGGTTTTTGATGCTTTCTATAAATAACATATTAGCTCCGCAGGCAGGAAAGCCGATAACGACTCCTACTCAAGATATGGTACTCGGAAGTTATTACTTGACAATAGAAGTTCCGGGTGAACCAGGTGAAGGTATGATATTCAAAGACTTTGACGAAATGCTATTAGCTTATGATACTAAGAAAGTTGGACTTCATGCTAAAGTTAAAGTTAGAGTTCGCTTAGATGAAAATGATAAAGGCGAGCTTGTTGAAAGTACAGTAGGTAGATTTATATTCAATGAAAATATACCACAAGATTTAGGTTATGTTGATAGAACAAAAGATAAATACTCATTAGAGATTGACACATTAGTAGATAAAAAAATGCTTGGTAAAATTATAGATGCATGTTTTAGAAAACATAGTAATACTATTACTGCTGTTACTCTTGATCATATAAAAGAAATGGGATTTCATTTTTCAACAATAGGAGCTGTAACAGTTAGTATTGGCGATATAATTATACCAGATGATAAAGAGGTATTAGTTTCAAAGGCAGAAGAAAGCGTTGATAAATACGAAAAAGCTTTTAGGAGAGGTTTGATTTCTAACGAGGAAAGATATGAAAGAGTAATAGATATATGGACTAAAACAACTGAACAAGTTACAGAAGCTTTAATGAATAATCTAGACAGATTAAATAATATATTTATTATGGCTCATTCTGGAGCTAGAGGTAGTAGAAACCAGATAAGACAGCTAGCAGGTATGAGGGGACTTATGGCCAATGCAACTGGTAAGACAGTTGAAATTCCTGTTAAATCTAATTTTAGAGAAGGTTTATCAGTGCTTGAGTTCTTCATATCAACACACGGTGCTAGAAAAGGGCTTGCAGATACTGCATTAAGAACAGCTGACTCAGGATATCTTACAAGAAGATTAGTAGATGTCAGCCAAGATGTGATTGTTAGAGAACATGATTGTGGAACAACACAAGGTATAGTAGTTAAGGCATTTAGAGATGGTAAAGAAGTTATAGAAGAATTATATGAAAGAATAGCTGGCAGAGTATCTGTTGAAGATATTATTCATCCTGAAACTGGAGAAATAATAGTCAAAGAAGGTGAATATATATCAGAAATCAAGGCAAAAGCCATAGAAGAATCTGGAATTGAAGAAGTTAAAATAAGATCAGTATTAACATGTAATGCTAAGCATGGTGTTTGTGCAAAATGTTATGGTAAGAATCTTGCGACAGGTGGCGATGTAAATATAGGTGAAGCGGTTGGTATAATTGCTGCTCAATCTATAGGTGAACCAGGTACACAGCTTACAATGCGTACTTTCCATACAGGTGGAGTTGCAGGGGGAGATATTACTCAGGGTCTTCCAAGGGTTGAAGAGCTTTTTGAAGCTAGGAAACCAAAAGGATTAGCTGTCATAACTGAAATAGCAGGTGTTATAGATATTAAAACAGATAGAAAGAAAAAAGAAGTTATTGTGACAACAACAGACGGAGAGTCTAAATCATATACTATTCCATATGGAGCTAGATTAAAGGTTAGAGATGGAGATGTAGTGGAAGCTGGAGACGAGATAACTGAAGGTTCAGTAAACCCACATGACATATTGAAAATAAAAGGAGTTTCAGGAGTACATCAGTATATTGTAAAAGAAGTGCAGAGAGTTTACAAGATGCAGGGTGTTGACATTAATGATAAACATATAGAAGTTATAGTTAAACAAATGCTTAATAAAGTAAAAATAGAAGATTCAGGAGAAACAGATTTATTACCAGGTAGTTTGGTAAATATATTTGAATTTGAAGATGAAAATAGAAAAATTGAAGAAGTAGGTGGAAGTCCTGCGGTTGGTAGAAGAGTTTTATTAGGTATAACAAAATCTTCTTTAGCTACAGATTCGTTCCTTTCTGCTGCATCGTTCCAAGAAACTACAAGAGTATTAACAGAAGCAGCGATAAAAGGAAAAGAGGATAAATTAATTGGATTAAAAGAAAATGTAATAATAGGAAAACTCATACCAGCTGGAACAGGAATGAATAGATACAAAAATGTTGCAATAAATGCAGTTGATAATGAAGCTTAA
- a CDS encoding ribosomal L7Ae/L30e/S12e/Gadd45 family protein — MLSLLREKKKVVGTKQAERAVVNDQVKIIYIAKDADQYIINKLVKLCKTKDIDIAYVDTMKELGKACGIDVSAASVALLK; from the coding sequence ATGTTATCTTTGTTAAGAGAAAAGAAAAAAGTTGTTGGTACAAAACAGGCTGAAAGAGCAGTAGTAAATGATCAAGTTAAAATAATATATATAGCAAAAGATGCAGATCAATATATAATAAACAAACTAGTAAAATTATGCAAAACAAAAGATATAGATATAGCATATGTAGATACTATGAAAGAACTTGGGAAAGCCTGTGGAATCGATGTTAGTGCAGCATCTGTTGCATTATTAAAATAA
- the rpsL gene encoding 30S ribosomal protein S12 produces MPTINQLVRKSRKSLKGKSTSRHLNEGYNSLRKKMVKSYSPQKRGVCTSVKTVTPKKPNSALRKIARVRLTNGHEVTAYIPGIGHNLQEHSVVLIRGGRVKDLPGVRYHIVRGTLDTSGVEKRMQARSKYGTKRPKKK; encoded by the coding sequence ATGCCAACTATCAACCAACTAGTAAGAAAGAGTAGAAAGAGCCTTAAAGGAAAATCAACTTCTCGTCACTTAAATGAAGGATATAACTCACTAAGAAAGAAAATGGTTAAGTCATATTCTCCACAAAAGAGAGGTGTATGTACTTCAGTTAAGACAGTTACTCCTAAAAAGCCTAACTCAGCTTTAAGAAAAATTGCAAGGGTTAGACTTACTAATGGACATGAAGTTACAGCTTACATTCCAGGTATAGGTCATAACTTACAAGAACATAGTGTTGTTCTTATAAGAGGTGGAAGAGTTAAAGATTTACCAGGAGTTAGATATCACATTGTTAGAGGTACTCTTGATACATCTGGAGTTGAGAAAAGAATGCAAGCTAGGTCAAAATATGGTACAAAGAGACCTAAGAAAAAGTAA